A part of Melittangium boletus DSM 14713 genomic DNA contains:
- a CDS encoding fibronectin type III domain-containing protein, which yields MHSSTHPIRSGLAVLAVTAALLWNLVPTLAAAADRGAWAPNVSYATGDIASYGGKGYDCRQAHTSLVGWEPPNVAALWLERSGGTPTDTQAPTAPANLTSTGKTSTSVSLSWSASSDNVGVTGYEVFNGTALAATVTSTSATVSNLKANTTYTFTVKARDAAGNRSAASSAHSTTTPATEPPDTQAPTAPSSLRSTGVSNNSVSLAWNGSTDNVAVTGYEVFVNGSTLSTTVTGTTATASGLNANTTYTFTVKARDAAGNRSTASNSISATTTNTQPPPTSKKVIVGYWHNFDNGSTNIRLRDISSKYDVIQVAFAEPVGGAGTGNMAFAPYNATTADFKADVAYLKSQGKKVLISIGGANGTIHLDTAAAKATFVSSMSSIIDTYGFDGLDLDLEGSSLALNGGDTDFRNPTTPKIINLIDGTRQLINRYGANFILTMAPETAYVQGGYSAYGGPWGAYLPVIHALRDRLTYLHVQHYNTGTVTALDGKSYAQGTPDFHVAMAEMMIRGFPIGGNASQVFPGLRADQIVIGLPSSPQAAGGGYTTPANVQKALDYLIKGKSFGGGYVLRQASGYADFKGLMTWSINWDKFTNYEFSNSHRAYLDTYK from the coding sequence ATGCATTCCTCGACTCACCCTATCCGCTCGGGACTCGCCGTCCTGGCGGTCACCGCGGCCCTGCTGTGGAACCTCGTCCCCACCCTGGCCGCCGCCGCGGATCGCGGCGCCTGGGCCCCCAATGTCTCCTACGCCACCGGCGACATCGCGTCCTATGGCGGCAAGGGCTATGACTGCCGTCAGGCGCACACCTCGCTCGTCGGCTGGGAGCCGCCCAACGTCGCCGCGCTGTGGCTCGAGCGCTCGGGCGGCACGCCGACGGATACCCAGGCCCCCACCGCGCCGGCCAACCTGACCTCCACGGGCAAGACGTCCACGAGCGTCTCCCTGTCCTGGAGCGCGTCGTCCGACAACGTGGGCGTCACCGGCTACGAGGTGTTCAACGGCACCGCGCTCGCGGCCACCGTCACCTCCACCAGCGCCACCGTGTCCAACCTGAAGGCGAACACCACGTACACCTTCACCGTGAAGGCCCGGGACGCCGCGGGCAACCGCTCGGCGGCCAGCTCCGCCCACAGCACCACCACGCCGGCCACGGAGCCCCCGGACACCCAGGCGCCCACCGCGCCCAGCAGCCTGCGCTCCACGGGCGTGAGCAACAACAGCGTGTCGCTCGCGTGGAACGGCTCGACGGACAACGTGGCCGTCACCGGCTACGAGGTCTTCGTCAACGGCTCCACGCTCTCGACCACCGTCACGGGCACCACCGCCACGGCGTCCGGCCTGAACGCGAACACCACGTACACCTTCACCGTGAAGGCCCGGGACGCCGCGGGTAACCGCTCCACCGCCAGCAACAGCATCTCGGCCACGACGACCAACACCCAGCCCCCGCCCACCAGCAAGAAGGTCATCGTGGGCTACTGGCACAACTTCGACAACGGCTCGACCAACATCCGCCTGCGCGACATCTCGTCGAAGTACGACGTCATCCAGGTCGCGTTCGCCGAGCCCGTCGGTGGCGCCGGCACGGGCAACATGGCGTTCGCGCCGTACAACGCGACCACCGCCGACTTCAAGGCGGACGTCGCCTACCTGAAGAGCCAGGGCAAGAAGGTCCTCATCTCCATCGGTGGCGCCAACGGCACCATCCACCTGGACACCGCGGCCGCCAAGGCCACGTTCGTCTCCAGCATGTCTTCCATCATCGACACGTATGGCTTCGACGGCCTGGATCTGGACCTCGAGGGCAGCTCGCTGGCGCTCAACGGCGGGGACACGGACTTCCGCAACCCCACCACGCCGAAGATCATCAACCTGATCGACGGCACCCGGCAGCTCATCAACCGCTATGGCGCGAACTTCATCCTCACCATGGCGCCCGAGACGGCCTATGTGCAGGGTGGCTACTCCGCCTACGGCGGCCCGTGGGGCGCCTACCTGCCCGTCATCCACGCGCTGCGCGATCGCCTGACGTACCTGCACGTGCAGCACTACAACACCGGCACCGTCACCGCGCTGGACGGCAAGTCCTATGCCCAGGGCACCCCGGACTTCCACGTGGCTATGGCGGAGATGATGATCCGCGGCTTCCCCATCGGTGGCAACGCGAGCCAGGTCTTCCCGGGCCTGCGCGCCGATCAGATCGTCATCGGCCTGCCCTCCTCGCCCCAGGCGGCGGGCGGCGGATACACGACGCCGGCCAACGTGCAGAAGGCGCTCGACTACCTCATCAAGGGCAAGTCCTTCGGCGGCGGTTACGTGCTGCGTCAGGCGTCTGGCTACGCGGACTTCAAGGGGTTGATGACCTGGTCCATCAACTGGGACAAGTTCACCAACTACGAGTTCTCCAACAGCCACCGCGCCTACCTGGACACCTATAAGTAG
- a CDS encoding fibronectin type III domain-containing protein — protein sequence MHVPPRKASRWLRLLPVMALASAACQPDTFPESGNGLEGEGAGEVLARAVSCAGYPDWNASTIYQPGNRNVYKGKLYEALVAIWSADPEIGTLSGWYKLVDTCSTTPPPADTTAPTQVTGLRSTGSTSSQIALAWNASSDNVGVTGYLVFRNGTQVGTATGTAYTDSGLASSTPYNYTVKARDAAGNQSTVSASLTVTTQTGPTPPPPPNGDWHPKHMAIGTVYEPFTGTDKFFNTVNPRFPAGKRLDYGYLYLNGGSQVSEWHSRAVRLATKSKEQGMTPIFVVYGIGGNTDSPAAVWANLQSASFLSTYFQALKDVGQTATGIMGTGRIGYVIEPDTLGYIQQQYASQYGNDPSKMPAATSAVYDSGVLQRGVDPAFPNTLTGLVQSINYVLRKYTPKAFLGWQLNLWAAPGAPGTGIMHSTEVWGFEAGKTRIQENARANAGFALKAGVQYGGAEFISIDKYGLDGAGAAGANPNDPASSLWFWNADLWNNYLLFCKTLKETLNLPVVLWQVPAGHINGTTRASPTAYNPSGTFPDLNNTVQRYEESASPYFFGDRITLSGNRLAYFSKNVWNDPKVSVSGNVVTWGSHIQEAANAGIVAILMGAGVGVSTRGIPQPGAYPEELPTDNYYWITRVQEYYASPVLLP from the coding sequence ATGCACGTCCCCCCTAGGAAGGCCTCGCGTTGGCTGCGACTCCTCCCCGTCATGGCCCTGGCCTCCGCGGCCTGCCAGCCCGACACCTTCCCCGAAAGCGGCAATGGCCTGGAGGGTGAAGGCGCCGGCGAGGTGCTCGCGCGAGCGGTGAGCTGCGCCGGCTACCCCGACTGGAACGCCAGCACCATCTATCAGCCGGGCAATCGCAACGTGTACAAGGGCAAGCTGTACGAGGCCCTGGTCGCCATCTGGTCGGCGGACCCCGAGATAGGCACGCTCAGCGGCTGGTACAAGCTCGTGGACACCTGCAGCACCACGCCCCCCCCGGCCGACACCACGGCCCCCACGCAGGTGACGGGCCTGCGCTCCACGGGCTCCACCAGTTCCCAGATCGCCCTGGCCTGGAACGCCTCGAGCGACAACGTGGGCGTCACCGGCTACCTCGTCTTCCGCAATGGCACCCAGGTGGGGACGGCGACCGGCACGGCCTATACGGACAGCGGGCTCGCCAGCTCGACGCCGTACAACTACACCGTCAAGGCGCGGGACGCGGCGGGCAACCAGTCCACGGTGAGCGCCTCCCTCACCGTCACCACCCAGACCGGCCCGACCCCGCCCCCGCCCCCCAACGGCGACTGGCACCCGAAGCACATGGCCATCGGCACCGTGTACGAGCCCTTCACGGGCACGGACAAGTTCTTCAACACGGTGAACCCGCGCTTCCCCGCCGGCAAGCGGCTCGACTACGGCTACCTGTACCTGAACGGTGGCTCGCAGGTGTCCGAGTGGCACTCCCGCGCCGTGCGTCTGGCCACGAAGAGCAAGGAACAGGGCATGACGCCCATCTTCGTGGTGTATGGCATTGGCGGCAACACCGACAGCCCGGCGGCGGTCTGGGCCAACCTGCAGAGCGCCTCGTTCCTCTCCACCTACTTCCAGGCCTTGAAGGACGTGGGCCAGACGGCCACGGGCATCATGGGAACGGGCCGCATCGGCTACGTCATCGAGCCCGACACCCTCGGCTACATCCAGCAGCAGTATGCGTCGCAGTATGGCAATGATCCGTCGAAGATGCCGGCGGCCACCTCCGCCGTGTACGACTCGGGCGTGCTCCAGCGGGGCGTGGATCCCGCCTTCCCCAACACGCTGACGGGGCTCGTGCAGAGCATCAACTACGTCCTGCGCAAGTACACCCCCAAGGCCTTCCTGGGCTGGCAGCTCAACCTGTGGGCCGCTCCGGGCGCGCCGGGCACCGGCATCATGCACTCCACCGAGGTGTGGGGCTTCGAGGCGGGCAAGACGCGCATCCAGGAGAACGCGCGCGCCAACGCGGGCTTCGCCCTGAAGGCCGGCGTGCAGTACGGCGGCGCCGAGTTCATCTCCATCGACAAGTACGGCCTGGACGGCGCGGGCGCCGCGGGCGCCAACCCCAATGATCCGGCCAGCTCGCTGTGGTTCTGGAACGCGGACCTCTGGAACAACTACCTGCTCTTCTGCAAGACGTTGAAGGAGACGCTCAACCTGCCCGTGGTGCTCTGGCAGGTGCCCGCCGGCCACATCAATGGCACCACGCGCGCCAGCCCCACGGCCTACAACCCCTCGGGCACGTTCCCGGATCTGAACAACACCGTGCAGCGCTACGAGGAGTCCGCCTCGCCCTACTTCTTCGGCGACCGCATCACGCTCTCCGGCAACCGGCTGGCCTACTTCTCCAAGAACGTGTGGAACGATCCCAAGGTGTCGGTGAGCGGCAACGTGGTCACCTGGGGCTCGCACATCCAGGAGGCGGCCAACGCGGGCATCGTCGCCATCCTCATGGGCGCGGGCGTCGGCGTGAGCACGCGCGGCATTCCCCAGCCGGGCGCCTACCCGGAGGAGCTGCCGACGGACAACTACTATTGGATCACCCGGGTCCAGGAGTACTACGCCAGCCCCGTGCTCCTGCCCTAG
- a CDS encoding bifunctional 3-(3-hydroxy-phenyl)propionate/3-hydroxycinnamic acid hydroxylase, giving the protein MTLLVQETDVLIVGCGPVGALTANLLGQYGVRTLVLERALTQHNQPRAITCDDEALRIYQSVGLAQVLDAHMYTCPEVELVGASGEVFARLGVQNADFGNGYPALRFFSQPFLERVLREGLSRFPDVQLRLGQQVEAYTQDAEGVSVTVRDVRDGSESTVRARYVLACDGGRSTLRHLAGIDMVGSTYDEGMVAISLLLPHEPPAISRMVCDPYRHVFVARCAGNELRIEVMIREDEKPEDMVQPERIRAFIAPYVDPDRVTILRAATYIFNRRVAARWRDGRMFLLGDAAHLMPPVLGQGLCSGLRDAANIAWKLAAVVQGQADAALLDTYEEERRPHAEAMLEASVNMGRLVLTGSRPVAFVRDRLIRALDRIPRVHRFIRDLEFKPRPLISRGFLMGSARGHRGSPEGTYFPQPWVDVADGGQVRLDDVLGPGFAVLVRSGTQEASARAAQVLADSLGASCLRIVPPRKSPPQPGEVMDREGKLDAWFQQYGMDIAVLRPDRYLFGAVRGSHLSWLSVALRQRIQGPLRSRGVPALSDASVG; this is encoded by the coding sequence ATGACGCTATTGGTGCAAGAGACGGACGTGCTCATCGTCGGCTGTGGCCCGGTGGGAGCGCTGACCGCCAACCTCCTGGGGCAGTACGGAGTCCGTACGCTCGTGCTCGAGCGCGCCCTCACCCAGCACAACCAGCCCCGTGCCATCACCTGTGATGACGAGGCCCTGCGCATCTATCAGTCCGTGGGCCTCGCCCAGGTGTTGGATGCCCACATGTACACCTGCCCCGAGGTGGAGCTCGTCGGGGCCTCGGGAGAAGTCTTCGCCCGGCTGGGAGTCCAGAACGCGGACTTCGGCAATGGCTACCCGGCGCTGCGCTTCTTCAGCCAGCCCTTCCTGGAGCGGGTGCTGCGCGAGGGGCTGTCGCGCTTCCCGGACGTGCAGTTGCGGCTCGGCCAGCAGGTGGAGGCCTACACCCAGGACGCGGAGGGTGTCTCCGTCACCGTCCGGGACGTCCGGGACGGTTCCGAGTCCACCGTGCGTGCCCGCTACGTCCTGGCGTGTGATGGCGGGCGCAGCACCCTGCGGCATCTGGCCGGCATCGACATGGTGGGCTCCACCTACGACGAGGGCATGGTCGCCATCTCGCTCCTGTTGCCCCACGAGCCCCCGGCCATCAGCCGCATGGTGTGTGACCCCTACCGCCATGTCTTCGTCGCCCGCTGCGCCGGCAACGAGCTGCGCATCGAGGTCATGATCCGCGAGGACGAGAAGCCCGAGGACATGGTCCAGCCCGAGCGCATCCGCGCGTTCATCGCGCCCTACGTGGACCCGGATCGCGTCACCATCCTGCGTGCCGCCACCTACATCTTCAACCGCCGCGTGGCCGCGCGCTGGCGCGACGGACGGATGTTCCTGCTGGGCGATGCCGCCCATCTCATGCCGCCCGTGCTCGGCCAGGGGCTGTGCTCCGGGCTGCGAGACGCCGCCAACATCGCCTGGAAGCTGGCGGCCGTCGTCCAGGGACAGGCCGATGCCGCGCTGCTCGATACCTATGAGGAGGAGCGCCGTCCCCACGCGGAGGCCATGCTCGAGGCCAGCGTGAACATGGGCCGGCTCGTGCTCACCGGCAGCCGCCCGGTCGCCTTCGTGCGCGACCGCCTCATCCGGGCGCTCGACCGCATTCCACGGGTGCACCGCTTCATCCGCGACCTCGAGTTCAAACCCCGGCCCCTCATCTCCCGGGGCTTCCTGATGGGCAGCGCACGAGGCCACCGGGGTTCGCCCGAGGGCACCTACTTTCCGCAGCCCTGGGTGGACGTCGCGGACGGTGGTCAGGTGCGGCTCGACGATGTGCTGGGCCCGGGTTTCGCGGTGCTCGTGCGCAGCGGTACCCAGGAGGCCTCGGCACGGGCCGCGCAGGTGCTCGCGGACAGCCTGGGCGCCTCGTGTCTGCGCATCGTCCCCCCGCGCAAGAGCCCTCCCCAGCCCGGCGAGGTGATGGACCGCGAGGGCAAGCTCGATGCCTGGTTCCAGCAGTACGGCATGGACATCGCGGTGCTCCGCCCGGATCGCTACCTCTTTGGCGCCGTCCGGGGCTCGCACCTCTCCTGGCTGTCCGTGGCCCTGCGCCAGCGGATCCAGGGGCCCCTGCGTTCCCGGGGCGTTCCGGCCCTGTCCGATGCCTCGGTGGGATGA
- a CDS encoding M16 family metallopeptidase — MRRQKCFIASLMLLAGTAACAQGRAATVPAGAKTASAAATAAAQVRTRTLKNGLKVIVWPVPANPSVALYDWFRVGSRNERPGITGLSHFFEHMMFNGAKKYGPGEFDRVMEAHGGRNNAYTSEDVTVYQDWFPRSALETIFDLEADRLGHLAIDPKVVESERGVVYSERRSSVDNDNSGLLMEQVQATAFVAHPYQIPVIGWPADIESWKQEDLERYFRTYYAPNNATLIVVGAVTPEQVFALAEKYLEPIPSQPEPEPVRTQEPVQQGERRVTVRKLAQAPLLQMAFHGLRARDDDAPALDLLMRLLSDGDSSRLHRRLVEEERVAIQVTGYVGAGFDPSLSWLLVDLPPGGDLAKAEALLDEELAKVRTAGVTDAELRKAKNIVVADFWRHLETNDGRARALGTFEVFHGDWKKLFGAPERYEAVTREQVRQVAIKVFGQNNRTVGVLVPETDAGEAKQEAAR, encoded by the coding sequence ATGCGCAGACAGAAGTGTTTCATCGCCAGCCTGATGCTGCTGGCGGGGACGGCGGCGTGTGCCCAGGGCCGCGCCGCGACGGTGCCAGCGGGTGCCAAGACGGCGAGTGCCGCGGCGACGGCCGCCGCCCAGGTGCGCACGCGGACCCTGAAGAATGGGTTGAAGGTCATCGTCTGGCCCGTCCCGGCCAACCCCAGCGTGGCGCTCTACGACTGGTTCCGCGTGGGCAGCCGCAACGAGCGGCCCGGCATCACCGGCCTGTCCCACTTCTTCGAGCACATGATGTTCAACGGCGCGAAGAAGTACGGGCCCGGTGAGTTCGACCGCGTCATGGAGGCGCATGGTGGCCGCAACAACGCCTACACCTCCGAGGACGTCACCGTGTACCAGGATTGGTTCCCCCGCTCGGCGCTGGAGACCATCTTCGATCTGGAGGCGGACCGGCTCGGACACCTCGCCATCGATCCGAAGGTGGTGGAGAGCGAGCGGGGCGTCGTCTACTCGGAGCGGCGCTCCAGCGTGGACAACGACAACAGCGGGCTGCTCATGGAGCAGGTCCAGGCCACCGCCTTCGTGGCGCACCCCTACCAGATTCCCGTCATCGGCTGGCCCGCGGACATCGAGAGCTGGAAGCAGGAGGACCTGGAGCGCTACTTCCGCACCTATTACGCGCCCAACAACGCCACCCTCATCGTGGTGGGCGCGGTGACTCCCGAGCAGGTCTTCGCGCTCGCGGAGAAATACCTGGAGCCCATTCCTTCCCAGCCCGAGCCCGAGCCCGTTCGCACCCAGGAGCCCGTGCAGCAGGGCGAGCGCCGGGTCACGGTGCGCAAGCTCGCCCAGGCGCCCCTGTTGCAGATGGCCTTCCACGGTTTGCGCGCTCGCGACGACGACGCGCCCGCCCTGGATCTGCTCATGCGCCTGCTCTCGGACGGAGACTCCTCGCGGCTGCACCGGCGGCTCGTGGAGGAGGAGCGGGTGGCCATCCAGGTCACCGGCTACGTGGGGGCGGGGTTCGATCCATCGCTCTCATGGTTGTTGGTGGATCTGCCGCCAGGGGGCGATCTGGCGAAGGCGGAAGCGTTGCTCGACGAGGAGCTCGCGAAGGTGCGGACGGCGGGCGTCACCGACGCGGAGCTGCGCAAGGCGAAGAACATCGTCGTGGCGGACTTCTGGCGTCATCTGGAGACCAACGACGGCCGCGCCCGGGCGCTGGGGACCTTCGAGGTGTTCCACGGCGACTGGAAGAAGCTCTTCGGTGCCCCGGAGCGCTACGAGGCGGTGACGCGCGAGCAGGTGCGGCAGGTGGCCATCAAGGTGTTCGGCCAGAACAACCGCACGGTGGGCGTGCTGGTTCCCGAGACGGACGCGGGTGAAGCGAAGCAGGAGGCGGCGCGATGA
- a CDS encoding M16 family metallopeptidase — MKRLEMGTALAALWMASAAGAEQQPLADRPAVVRGDAARDAVTLPKVREVVLKNGARLLLVERHDVPLVAFSARVRGGALGDPLGKEGVAALTAELLRKGAGARNASQFADTVDGVGGALSVSPGRESLDIQGQFMARDTALMVELLADMLLRPRFELAELEKTRERMVSSLVAEKDGDPRGVIGLYFQAFHFGEHPYARPTGGSEASLATLQREDVLAYAKAHLGGDRLILTVVGDFDAKQLAARLEAALGGWARASTPVPVAPPTQPTQGRRVLLVDKPDATQTYFWLGNTGISRTDPARVEVGLANTVLGGRFTSLLNTALRVKSGLTYGAGSVVLTPLQPGPFAVSSYTKTESTAQALDMTLDVLSRFRQQGVDAAMLASAQEYVLGQFPPTLETGTQISAKWSELAFYGLDASDVDDYAKRVSQVEPARLLAAIQRVVPAPEDLTLVLVGKAADIREVARKYGPVTEMRITDPSFAPPRAAPSP; from the coding sequence ATGAAGCGGCTCGAGATGGGGACGGCGCTCGCGGCGCTGTGGATGGCCTCCGCGGCGGGGGCCGAGCAACAGCCCCTGGCGGATCGCCCGGCGGTGGTGCGTGGGGACGCGGCGCGCGACGCGGTGACGTTGCCCAAGGTCCGGGAAGTGGTGTTGAAGAACGGCGCCCGGCTGCTGCTGGTGGAGCGGCATGACGTGCCGCTCGTGGCCTTCAGCGCGCGGGTGCGCGGGGGCGCCCTGGGCGACCCCCTGGGCAAGGAGGGCGTGGCCGCGCTCACCGCCGAGCTGCTGCGCAAGGGCGCGGGGGCGCGCAACGCCAGCCAGTTCGCCGACACCGTGGACGGCGTGGGCGGAGCGCTCTCGGTGTCTCCGGGCCGCGAGTCGCTCGACATCCAGGGTCAATTCATGGCGCGTGACACCGCGCTCATGGTGGAACTGCTCGCGGACATGCTCCTGCGGCCCCGGTTCGAGCTGGCCGAGCTGGAGAAGACGCGCGAGCGGATGGTGTCGTCGCTCGTGGCGGAGAAGGACGGAGATCCCCGAGGCGTCATCGGCCTCTACTTCCAGGCCTTCCACTTCGGCGAGCACCCCTATGCGCGGCCCACGGGGGGCAGCGAGGCGTCGCTCGCCACGCTCCAGCGCGAGGACGTGTTGGCCTACGCGAAGGCCCACCTGGGCGGAGACCGGCTCATCCTCACGGTGGTGGGGGACTTCGACGCGAAGCAACTCGCGGCGCGGCTCGAGGCGGCACTTGGCGGATGGGCGCGCGCGTCCACGCCCGTTCCGGTGGCTCCTCCCACCCAGCCCACCCAGGGGCGGCGCGTGCTGCTGGTGGACAAGCCGGACGCCACCCAGACGTACTTCTGGCTGGGCAACACCGGCATCTCCCGCACGGATCCCGCTCGCGTGGAGGTGGGTCTGGCCAACACGGTGCTTGGCGGCCGCTTCACGTCGTTGCTCAACACGGCGCTGCGGGTGAAGTCCGGCCTTACCTATGGCGCGGGCTCGGTGGTCCTCACGCCCCTGCAACCCGGCCCCTTCGCCGTGTCCTCGTACACGAAGACGGAGTCCACCGCGCAGGCGTTGGACATGACCCTGGACGTGCTCTCGCGCTTCCGCCAGCAAGGCGTGGACGCGGCCATGCTCGCCTCCGCCCAGGAGTACGTGCTGGGCCAGTTCCCTCCCACCCTGGAGACGGGGACGCAGATCTCGGCGAAGTGGTCCGAGCTCGCCTTCTACGGCCTGGACGCGAGCGACGTGGACGACTACGCGAAGCGCGTCTCCCAGGTGGAGCCGGCGCGGCTGCTGGCCGCCATCCAGCGCGTGGTGCCCGCGCCCGAGGATCTCACCCTGGTGCTCGTGGGCAAGGCGGCGGACATCCGCGAGGTGGCGCGCAAGTACGGCCCCGTCACCGAGATGCGCATCACGGATCCCTCGTTCGCTCCGCCCAGGGCCGCTCCCTCTCCCTGA
- a CDS encoding DUF1615 family protein, with amino-acid sequence MLSGCAHRRAAPAETLPPRVTLEQATRLMPPDVKDREGWAEDVLAALEAHRHHPSVESVCSVLAVIEQESGFQANPPVPGLARIVKKRMDAYAAKLGPLGPSALSALLGGQAPGQKKTFEQRLETVSTERDLDRVFRELLEYYDTEFPATYVAAQLASSLFKSTRLEDLNPITTAGSMQVSVRFSEELAGDDERARRRVREELYTRGGGVYYGTARLLGYEAHYDSPLYRFADYNGGVYTSRNAALQEQVSQLTGIPLVQDGDLLAYDKQGEPLDEDSNSLKALLVFRERHAPELSERRVRKDTLEEKQLAFEETDTWSAIKRAYQEVTGKAPAYAKLPTVVIRSPKLSGDRSTAWFAQSVNKRYQRCLGRASPTPK; translated from the coding sequence ATGCTGAGCGGTTGCGCCCATCGCCGTGCCGCTCCGGCCGAAACGCTTCCGCCCCGCGTCACCCTGGAGCAGGCCACGCGGCTGATGCCCCCGGACGTGAAGGATCGCGAGGGTTGGGCGGAGGATGTGCTGGCGGCGCTGGAAGCCCATCGGCACCACCCTTCCGTGGAGTCGGTGTGCTCGGTGCTCGCGGTCATCGAGCAGGAGTCGGGCTTCCAGGCCAACCCGCCGGTGCCGGGCCTCGCCCGCATCGTGAAGAAACGGATGGATGCGTACGCGGCGAAGCTGGGCCCGCTGGGGCCGTCCGCGCTCTCGGCGCTGCTGGGAGGCCAGGCCCCTGGACAAAAGAAGACCTTCGAGCAGCGTCTGGAAACGGTGAGCACGGAGCGCGACCTGGACCGCGTCTTCCGAGAGCTGCTGGAGTATTACGACACGGAGTTTCCCGCGACGTACGTGGCGGCCCAACTGGCCAGCTCGCTCTTCAAGTCCACGCGCCTGGAAGACCTCAACCCCATCACCACCGCGGGCTCCATGCAGGTGAGCGTGCGCTTCTCGGAGGAGCTGGCGGGAGACGACGAGCGCGCGCGGCGGCGGGTGCGTGAGGAGCTCTACACGCGCGGCGGCGGCGTCTACTACGGCACGGCCCGGCTGCTCGGCTACGAGGCCCACTACGACTCCCCCCTCTACCGCTTCGCGGACTACAACGGAGGCGTCTACACCTCGCGCAACGCGGCGTTGCAGGAACAGGTGAGCCAGCTCACGGGCATTCCGCTCGTGCAGGACGGGGACCTGCTCGCCTATGACAAGCAGGGAGAACCCCTGGACGAGGACAGCAACTCCCTGAAGGCCTTGCTCGTCTTCCGCGAACGCCATGCCCCGGAGTTGAGCGAGCGCCGGGTGCGCAAGGACACGCTCGAGGAGAAACAACTGGCCTTCGAGGAGACAGACACCTGGAGCGCTATCAAACGCGCCTACCAGGAGGTGACGGGCAAGGCCCCGGCCTACGCGAAGCTGCCCACGGTGGTCATCCGCAGCCCCAAGCTCAGCGGAGACCGCTCCACGGCATGGTTCGCCCAGTCCGTGAACAAGCGCTACCAACGCTGCCTGGGGCGGGCTTCCCCCACCCCGAAGTAG